The Nitrospira sp. genome contains a region encoding:
- a CDS encoding FIST C-terminal domain-containing protein, giving the protein MEAHTLQYDRSEGWSIKNRPQIDSHRTLIVLFGSSAFIDADNPIRELVDEYPHSTVIGCSTAGEILGTQIFDESVSAAVVRFDHTELRMASAPAHSAEDSFSAGQHIARQLNDPRLKGILVLSDGLCVNGSELVRGLNSEVSPSVVVTGGLAGDGDRFHRTWVLQDRRPQSGFVTAVGFYGDRIRIGHGTKGGWDRFGHERRVTRSKGNVLFELDGRPALQLYKEYLGDRACGLPATGLLFPLALRAHQEDSKSLVRTILAVNEEEQSLTFAGDIPEGSLAQLMKANFDRLVHGASEAAVSTKAAADANSCTLAVAISCVGRRLVLGERTEEETEATLDVFPKGTQQIGFYSYGEISPHTAGTCDLHNQTMTLTTLSEAA; this is encoded by the coding sequence ATGGAGGCGCATACGCTCCAGTATGATCGTAGTGAAGGGTGGTCCATCAAGAATCGGCCTCAGATAGATTCCCATCGGACACTGATCGTGCTGTTCGGTTCTTCCGCTTTTATCGATGCTGACAACCCGATCCGCGAGTTGGTCGATGAATATCCCCATTCGACGGTTATCGGCTGCTCGACCGCCGGCGAGATTTTAGGGACGCAGATCTTCGACGAGAGCGTGAGCGCGGCGGTTGTCCGATTCGATCATACGGAACTTCGGATGGCCAGTGCGCCTGCTCACTCAGCGGAAGATTCGTTCTCCGCTGGACAGCATATTGCAAGACAGCTGAACGACCCACGACTGAAAGGCATCCTCGTCCTTTCGGACGGCCTTTGTGTGAACGGGAGCGAACTGGTACGGGGCCTGAATTCAGAGGTATCCCCTTCCGTCGTGGTAACCGGCGGATTGGCCGGCGATGGTGATCGATTTCATCGGACCTGGGTGCTGCAGGACCGCCGGCCTCAATCGGGTTTTGTGACGGCTGTCGGTTTCTATGGAGATCGCATCAGGATCGGGCACGGAACAAAAGGTGGCTGGGATCGGTTCGGCCATGAGCGGCGTGTTACCAGATCAAAGGGGAACGTCCTGTTCGAGCTCGATGGGCGTCCTGCCCTTCAGCTGTATAAGGAGTATCTTGGTGATCGAGCCTGCGGTTTGCCGGCAACCGGCCTCCTCTTTCCGCTCGCATTACGTGCCCATCAAGAAGATTCCAAGAGCCTGGTTCGAACGATTCTCGCGGTGAACGAAGAGGAACAGTCTCTGACCTTCGCCGGCGATATTCCGGAAGGATCTCTCGCGCAGCTGATGAAGGCCAATTTTGATCGGCTCGTCCATGGGGCGTCCGAAGCGGCGGTTTCCACCAAGGCAGCAGCCGACGCCAACTCCTGCACCTTAGCCGTGGCCATCAGTTGCGTCGGCCGACGACTTGTACTCGGAGAGCGGACAGAAGAGGAAACCGAGGCCACTCTGGATGTGTTTCCCAAAGGGACGCAGCAGATCGGATTCTATTCTTATGGAGAGATTTCTCCGCATACGGCGGGAACCTGCGATCTTCACAATCAGACGATGACGCTGACGACGCTGAGCGAAGCGGCGTGA
- a CDS encoding PAS domain S-box protein: protein MHPLLARQLRRLGLDQEHLPPSPEVWSDLLERISRSYMEADQGHALLERSLALSSKEMQDLYAQLKQTSETQLAQERNKLQAVLHALGDGLCVVDAAWKIQMMNPHAEQLLGEAAHALGDRPVYRMISPGPEAYREHCLITDATLPTLASGEPYRTDDGLLVRMDGQFVPISLVVTPMLSNGTVTGAVLVFRDISQEKRVERERQQTEGLLRRIQAGLSEVAKSPQVYGGNLQEAFQTVTRVAAECLHAARVSIWFFTADRSAIQCGNLYQLTTREHSQGLELSAAAYPRYFQELDTERIVSADDAQADPRTAEFTEGYLAPLGITSMLDVPILSEGRMIGVICHEHIGAMRRWTREEQHFAASIANAVALAIEAADRRKVEQALRTSEERLTMTVQSANIGIWDWDLKSNIVYLSPEWKRQLGYEDQELGNTFTEWKSRLHPDDYDRVWNTIEAYLLTRPSRFELEHRLRHKDGSYRWILGRGTAIKSDAALSNRMVGINIDVTDQKSAEEALRHAKETAEAVSRAKSQFLANMSHEIRTPMNGVLGMADLLLRCELSERERYLAESIHRSGTVLLAIINDILDFSKIEAGKLQLEAIPFEVRRTIQEAVDLLGPAAQKKHLKLSWQIDRAIPGYLIGDPIRLRQIVVNLVGNAVKFTEQGSIKVCVALEGQRVNLHGLSITVHDTGIGIAPEVQAHIFDAFSQADGSTTRKYGGTGLGLAIVKQLVTLMDGNIELWSHPGKGSIFRFTAYFAQCNSVPSPVSSPILGHEGESEHIDHQPVGSAEVRILLVEDNPVNREVAYGMLEAFNCLIDTAENGREAVEATATTDYALVFMDCQMPEMDGCAAARLIREHEAQRVGDTDIRRVPIVALTAHAMQGDRELCLAAGMDDYLTKPYTVSQLEQVLARWLPRGQTALVEGCGATPSLPPRQTRDRHQTVPQRVGTLDDTRVEATIIDQSALVAIRELQRPGHSDILARILSEYIETSPVMVDRIRRAVLSKNADELRASAHCLKSSSAQLGASVLAADCRELELMGAGQDLGRAHEILSELEQHYTAACTAFRQELKKERPAA from the coding sequence ATGCACCCTCTACTGGCGCGACAACTGAGGCGATTAGGCCTAGATCAAGAGCATCTCCCACCGTCGCCGGAGGTGTGGAGTGATCTGCTGGAGAGGATCAGCCGGAGCTATATGGAAGCCGATCAAGGTCATGCGCTCCTGGAACGATCGCTGGCCCTCTCTTCAAAGGAGATGCAGGATCTCTATGCACAACTCAAACAGACCAGCGAAACTCAGCTCGCACAGGAGCGAAACAAACTCCAGGCGGTTTTGCACGCCCTGGGAGATGGACTGTGCGTCGTGGATGCGGCGTGGAAGATTCAGATGATGAATCCTCACGCCGAGCAACTGTTGGGAGAAGCCGCGCATGCCCTAGGCGATCGTCCTGTCTATCGGATGATCTCTCCGGGACCCGAAGCATACCGAGAACACTGCCTCATCACCGATGCCACGCTCCCGACGCTTGCTTCCGGTGAACCGTACCGAACGGACGATGGTTTGTTGGTGAGAATGGACGGTCAGTTTGTGCCCATCTCGCTGGTCGTGACCCCCATGCTCTCGAATGGCACCGTCACCGGCGCGGTGCTCGTATTCAGAGACATCAGTCAGGAGAAACGAGTAGAGCGAGAGCGGCAACAGACCGAAGGCCTTCTTCGTCGAATCCAGGCGGGATTGTCGGAAGTGGCCAAAAGTCCACAAGTCTACGGGGGCAATCTTCAAGAAGCATTCCAAACCGTCACACGCGTGGCAGCGGAGTGTCTTCATGCCGCGAGAGTCAGCATCTGGTTTTTTACGGCGGATCGCTCCGCTATTCAGTGCGGCAATCTTTATCAATTGACCACCCGAGAACATTCTCAAGGCCTCGAACTGTCGGCAGCCGCGTATCCGCGGTATTTTCAGGAGCTGGATACCGAGCGAATCGTATCGGCCGATGACGCGCAAGCCGATCCGAGGACTGCTGAATTTACCGAAGGGTATTTGGCGCCGCTGGGAATTACGTCCATGCTCGATGTTCCGATTCTCTCGGAAGGCAGGATGATCGGTGTGATCTGTCATGAGCACATCGGCGCCATGCGGCGTTGGACGCGCGAAGAGCAACATTTCGCCGCGTCCATCGCGAATGCGGTGGCCTTAGCCATCGAGGCTGCCGATAGAAGGAAGGTTGAGCAGGCATTGCGGACCAGTGAAGAACGGCTGACGATGACGGTACAGAGCGCGAACATTGGGATTTGGGACTGGGATCTGAAATCGAATATTGTGTATCTCTCGCCTGAATGGAAGCGGCAGCTTGGGTATGAGGATCAGGAGTTGGGCAATACATTCACGGAGTGGAAAAGCCGGCTGCACCCCGACGACTACGACCGCGTTTGGAATACCATCGAGGCATATTTGCTCACGCGACCGTCTCGATTTGAACTTGAACATCGCCTTCGTCATAAGGACGGCTCCTATCGGTGGATTCTCGGGCGCGGGACTGCGATCAAGAGCGATGCTGCGTTGTCGAATCGTATGGTTGGCATCAATATCGATGTCACTGATCAAAAATCGGCCGAGGAAGCGCTTCGGCATGCCAAGGAAACTGCCGAGGCCGTCAGTCGCGCCAAGAGTCAGTTCCTGGCAAACATGAGCCACGAAATTCGCACTCCCATGAACGGAGTGTTGGGGATGGCGGATCTCTTGCTGCGATGTGAGCTTAGTGAGAGAGAGCGCTATTTGGCGGAATCGATCCACCGATCCGGCACGGTGTTACTCGCCATCATCAACGACATTTTGGACTTTTCGAAGATCGAGGCCGGGAAGCTGCAGCTTGAGGCGATTCCCTTTGAAGTTCGTCGGACGATCCAGGAAGCGGTTGATCTGTTAGGACCGGCTGCTCAGAAGAAGCATCTGAAACTATCCTGGCAGATCGACCGTGCTATCCCCGGGTATCTGATCGGCGATCCGATCCGGTTGAGACAAATCGTCGTGAATCTGGTCGGAAATGCGGTCAAATTCACGGAACAGGGAAGCATTAAGGTATGTGTTGCTCTTGAGGGTCAGAGAGTGAATCTGCACGGACTATCCATTACGGTCCATGATACCGGCATCGGCATTGCTCCCGAAGTTCAAGCCCATATCTTCGACGCATTTTCCCAGGCCGATGGTTCGACCACCAGGAAATACGGTGGGACCGGCTTGGGCCTCGCAATCGTCAAGCAGCTTGTCACCTTGATGGATGGAAACATCGAGCTCTGGAGTCATCCGGGTAAGGGGTCCATCTTCAGGTTTACCGCCTATTTCGCGCAATGTAATTCCGTTCCCAGCCCTGTGTCATCTCCCATCTTAGGCCATGAGGGTGAGTCTGAACACATCGATCACCAACCGGTCGGATCCGCTGAAGTGCGCATTCTGCTGGTTGAGGACAACCCGGTGAACCGCGAGGTCGCGTACGGCATGCTGGAAGCGTTCAACTGCCTGATCGATACGGCTGAAAACGGGCGAGAAGCGGTCGAGGCCACAGCTACGACGGACTATGCGCTCGTCTTCATGGATTGCCAGATGCCTGAGATGGACGGTTGTGCCGCAGCCCGGTTGATCAGAGAACATGAAGCCCAACGAGTGGGGGATACAGACATCCGCCGGGTGCCGATCGTGGCTCTGACGGCACACGCGATGCAGGGAGACCGGGAACTTTGCCTTGCCGCCGGCATGGACGATTACCTCACGAAACCCTACACAGTTTCACAACTTGAACAGGTATTGGCTCGTTGGCTGCCGAGAGGACAAACCGCCCTGGTAGAAGGGTGTGGCGCAACGCCGAGCTTACCACCGCGGCAGACTCGTGACCGACACCAAACCGTTCCTCAGCGGGTAGGGACGCTTGATGACACACGTGTCGAAGCGACGATCATTGATCAATCGGCATTGGTTGCCATCCGCGAATTGCAACGACCTGGCCACTCGGACATCTTAGCTCGCATCCTGTCTGAATATATCGAAACGTCACCAGTGATGGTTGATCGGATACGCCGCGCCGTCCTGTCAAAGAATGCGGATGAGTTGCGGGCTTCCGCACATTGTCTGAAGTCGAGCAGTGCCCAACTCGGAGCCTCCGTTCTGGCTGCCGACTGTCGAGAATTAGAACTGATGGGTGCCGGCCAAGACCTGGGTCGTGCTCACGAAATCTTGAGCGAACTCGAGCAACATTACACGGCTGCGTGTACTGCCT
- the uvrA gene encoding excinuclease ABC subunit UvrA, producing the protein MGNSIIIKGAREHNLKNIDVEIPRDKLVVITGLSGSGKSSLAFDTIYAEGQRRYVESLSAYARQFLEQMGKPDVDSIEGLSPAISIEQKSTSHNPRSTVGTVTEIYDYLRLLFARVGQPYCFQCGEEITAQTVQQMVDAIASLPEGMKFQILAPIVRGRKGEYRKELQEMRKAGYVRARVDGKLVDLGEDILLDKQKKHTIEIIVDRLVLKPGDALMRRLADSVETSLKLTSGLVAVLTEDGHTRLYSDKLACINCGVSYPEITPRVFSFNSPHGACPACDGIGYAVTPGGQEEEDFTLLEPCEVCRGARLRPESLSIKLAKKSISEVTRLSVRAAADFFLSLKFTDRELVIAHRILKEIRERLGFLVNVGLDYLTLDRAAATLSGGEGQRIRLATQIGSGLVGVLYILDEPSIGLHQRDNRRLLQTLLRLRDLGNTVVVVEHDAETMQAADHLLDMGPGAGSHGGHVIAQGTPQHIMGDPNSLTGQYLRGAQTVSVPQRQRKAKGTLFVVEAQKHNLKNVTARIPLGLFTCVTGVSGSGKSTLVLEVLFHSLSQLLYHKKPRIDGCKELKGVDALDKVIDIDQSPIGRTPRSNPATYTGLFGYIRDLYSNLPESRVRGYKPGRYSFNVKGGRCEACQGDGLLKIEMHFLPDVYVTCEVCKGQRYNRETMEILHKGKSIADILNMTVDDALEFFEHIPLIKAKLQTLHDVGLHYVKLGQSATTLSGGEAQRVKLSRELSKRATGRTMYILDEPTTGLHFADVQRLLDVLDRLVEAGNTVLVIEHNLDVIKNADWIIDLGPEGGDRGGEIVAEGPPKEVAKAKRSYTGQVLKEAGV; encoded by the coding sequence ATGGGCAACTCCATCATCATCAAGGGCGCGCGCGAGCACAACCTCAAGAACATCGACGTGGAAATTCCGCGCGACAAGCTGGTGGTGATCACCGGGTTGAGCGGGTCCGGCAAGTCTTCGCTTGCCTTCGATACGATCTATGCGGAAGGACAGCGGCGGTATGTGGAGTCACTGTCGGCGTATGCTCGGCAGTTCCTCGAGCAAATGGGAAAGCCGGATGTCGATTCGATCGAAGGGCTCTCTCCCGCCATCTCGATCGAGCAGAAGAGCACGAGCCACAATCCCCGTTCTACCGTCGGTACCGTCACGGAAATCTATGACTATCTCCGACTGCTCTTTGCCCGCGTCGGGCAACCCTACTGCTTCCAATGTGGCGAAGAGATCACCGCGCAGACCGTACAGCAGATGGTGGATGCCATCGCCTCCTTGCCGGAAGGTATGAAGTTCCAGATCCTTGCCCCGATCGTGCGCGGGCGAAAGGGTGAATACCGGAAGGAACTGCAGGAGATGCGAAAGGCGGGGTATGTCCGCGCTCGTGTCGACGGCAAGCTCGTCGATTTAGGTGAGGACATTCTTCTCGACAAACAAAAGAAGCACACGATTGAGATTATCGTCGATCGGCTGGTGCTGAAACCAGGCGATGCCTTGATGCGCCGACTGGCGGATTCTGTTGAAACCTCGTTGAAATTGACCAGCGGACTCGTAGCCGTCCTGACGGAGGACGGTCATACCCGCCTTTACAGTGACAAGCTGGCCTGTATCAATTGCGGTGTGAGTTATCCGGAGATCACGCCCCGGGTGTTCTCCTTCAATAGCCCGCACGGCGCCTGTCCGGCCTGTGATGGCATCGGCTATGCCGTGACGCCGGGTGGTCAGGAAGAAGAAGATTTCACTCTGTTGGAACCCTGCGAAGTCTGCCGTGGCGCGAGGCTCAGGCCGGAAAGTCTATCCATCAAATTAGCCAAGAAGTCGATCTCCGAAGTGACGAGACTCTCGGTTCGTGCTGCGGCGGACTTCTTCCTGTCGCTCAAATTTACAGACCGTGAGCTGGTGATCGCGCATCGGATCCTGAAAGAAATTCGTGAACGGCTTGGTTTTCTTGTCAATGTAGGCCTGGACTATTTGACGCTCGATCGAGCCGCAGCCACCTTGTCCGGTGGCGAAGGGCAACGCATCAGACTAGCCACGCAGATCGGCTCGGGCTTGGTCGGGGTGTTGTACATCTTGGACGAACCATCCATCGGGCTGCACCAACGCGACAATCGACGGCTGCTGCAAACGTTGCTGCGATTGCGGGATCTCGGCAACACGGTGGTAGTGGTTGAGCATGATGCCGAGACGATGCAGGCTGCCGACCATCTTCTCGACATGGGCCCCGGCGCCGGCTCGCACGGCGGGCATGTGATCGCCCAAGGGACGCCTCAACACATCATGGGCGATCCCAATTCATTGACAGGCCAATACTTGCGCGGCGCGCAGACCGTGTCCGTGCCGCAGCGGCAGCGGAAGGCGAAGGGAACGCTGTTCGTCGTCGAGGCGCAGAAGCATAATCTAAAAAACGTGACCGCGCGTATTCCGCTGGGCCTCTTTACCTGTGTAACGGGTGTCTCCGGCTCGGGAAAGAGCACCCTCGTGTTGGAAGTGCTGTTCCATTCTCTCTCGCAACTGCTCTATCACAAGAAACCCAGGATCGATGGATGTAAAGAGTTGAAGGGGGTTGACGCGCTGGACAAAGTCATCGATATCGACCAGTCACCGATCGGTCGCACCCCTCGGTCGAATCCTGCGACCTATACCGGCCTGTTCGGCTACATCCGTGATCTCTATTCTAATCTGCCGGAGTCGCGTGTCCGTGGATACAAGCCCGGGCGATACAGTTTCAATGTCAAAGGCGGACGGTGTGAAGCCTGTCAGGGGGACGGGCTCCTCAAGATCGAGATGCATTTCCTGCCGGATGTCTATGTGACCTGTGAGGTCTGCAAGGGACAGCGCTATAACCGTGAAACGATGGAGATTCTGCATAAGGGCAAGAGCATTGCGGATATCCTGAACATGACGGTGGACGACGCATTAGAGTTCTTCGAACATATCCCGTTGATCAAGGCGAAACTACAGACCCTGCATGATGTCGGCCTGCACTATGTGAAGCTGGGACAGTCGGCCACGACCCTCTCCGGCGGCGAAGCGCAGCGAGTGAAGCTGTCACGCGAACTCTCCAAGCGGGCAACAGGCCGCACGATGTACATCCTCGATGAGCCGACGACCGGTCTGCACTTCGCCGATGTCCAGCGATTACTCGATGTGCTGGATCGATTGGTCGAAGCCGGAAACACCGTGCTGGTGATTGAACACAATCTGGATGTCATCAAAAATGCCGATTGGATTATCGACCTGGGGCCGGAAGGTGGCGACCGAGGCGGTGAGATCGTGGCCGAAGGCCCCCCGAAAGAAGTTGCGAAGGCGAAGCGGTCCTATACGGGACAGGTATTAAAAGAAGCAGGGGTGTAA
- a CDS encoding CsbD family protein, which produces MHSEIPPVVLIVNKDQFEGNWKQFKGDLKKQWGKLTDDDLLVIEGNYDKFEGRVQERYGDRREEVKRWTDEWFKQHHPIKSEKTDK; this is translated from the coding sequence ATGCATTCAGAGATCCCTCCGGTCGTTCTGATCGTAAATAAGGACCAATTTGAGGGAAACTGGAAACAATTCAAAGGCGATTTGAAGAAGCAATGGGGAAAATTAACCGACGATGACTTGCTCGTCATCGAAGGCAATTACGACAAGTTCGAGGGCAGGGTGCAGGAACGGTACGGCGATAGGAGAGAAGAAGTGAAACGTTGGACCGATGAATGGTTTAAGCAACACCACCCTATTAAGTCCGAGAAGACCGATAAGTAA
- a CDS encoding ATP-binding protein yields MTTEDFEKLGVFYLGRPYDLAAKQAKPGLLLYDSKDLVTHAVCVGMTGSGKTGLCLALLEEAAIDNIPAIIIDPKGDLGNLMLTFPSLKGEDFQPWINEDDARKKGLSSIEYAEAQAELWTKGLAGWQQDGARIQRLRDAADIAIYTPGSNAGLPVSILKSFAAPAADVREDSELLRERISTTVTSLLGLLGIEADPIQSREHILLSTILDQTWKKEEDLDLVALIQAIQSPPVSKIGVMDVESFFPSKDRFALAMKLNNLLAAPGFQAWLEGEALDIQHLLYTSAGKPRLAIFSIAHLNDAERMFFVTLLLSQIVGWMRAQSGTTSLRALMYMDEIFGYFPPVANPPSKLPLMTLLKQARAFGLGVVLATQNPVDLDYKGLANTGTWFIGRLQTERDKARVLEGLEGASTSAGKKFDRGRMEQTLAGLGNRIFLMNNVHEDEPVVFETRWCLSYLRGPLTRTQIKQLMDPVRGAQSEIGAPRAAGKPAKSPKGSARPIVPPDVPQHFVPLRGTQPESRELIYAPMLLGSSQVRFSDTKSGIDTIQDVVVLAPMGDGPVAVDWDRGTPVDVAVADLEQNPEEGAQFLALPASAGKAKSYTDWNKEFGGWLFRTQKIELYRSSITKEVSKPGESERDFRVRLQQTGREQRDKGAEALRQKYGSKIATLQERVRRAELAKERQQTESRSSQMQAAISVGASILGAFLGRKAISASNIGRATTAIRSAGRVMKESQDVGVAEENVASLQQQLMDLEAQFKSESEALAAASDPLNEKLETISIKPTKANIAVKLVTLAWTPHWRDARGSLTSAWS; encoded by the coding sequence CTGACCACGGAAGATTTCGAAAAGCTCGGTGTCTTTTACCTGGGACGGCCATATGATCTCGCGGCTAAGCAAGCCAAGCCTGGTTTGCTGCTCTACGATTCCAAAGATCTCGTGACGCATGCTGTTTGCGTCGGCATGACCGGCAGCGGTAAGACCGGCCTTTGTCTTGCGCTTCTTGAAGAGGCGGCGATCGACAACATTCCCGCCATTATCATCGATCCGAAGGGCGACCTCGGCAATTTGATGCTGACGTTCCCATCCCTCAAAGGCGAGGACTTTCAGCCGTGGATCAATGAGGACGATGCGCGCAAGAAAGGCCTGTCGTCAATCGAGTATGCTGAGGCACAGGCTGAATTATGGACCAAGGGCTTGGCTGGCTGGCAACAGGATGGTGCACGTATTCAGCGACTCCGGGATGCTGCAGACATCGCGATTTATACACCGGGCAGTAATGCCGGACTCCCGGTCTCTATCCTCAAATCGTTTGCCGCGCCGGCTGCCGATGTCCGTGAAGACAGTGAACTTCTACGTGAACGGATCAGTACGACTGTGACCAGTCTGCTGGGCTTGCTTGGGATCGAGGCCGATCCGATCCAAAGCCGAGAGCACATTCTCCTTTCGACGATTCTGGATCAAACGTGGAAGAAAGAGGAGGATCTCGATCTTGTGGCACTGATTCAAGCCATCCAATCGCCGCCGGTGTCGAAGATCGGTGTGATGGATGTGGAGTCGTTTTTCCCGTCGAAGGACCGCTTTGCACTCGCGATGAAGCTGAACAATCTTTTGGCTGCTCCGGGTTTTCAGGCCTGGCTGGAAGGGGAAGCGCTCGATATTCAGCACCTGCTCTACACCTCGGCAGGCAAGCCGCGTCTGGCGATCTTTTCAATCGCGCATTTGAACGACGCAGAACGCATGTTCTTCGTGACGCTCTTGCTCAGTCAGATCGTCGGTTGGATGAGGGCTCAATCGGGCACCACGAGTCTGCGGGCCCTCATGTATATGGACGAGATCTTCGGGTATTTCCCGCCCGTGGCCAATCCTCCATCCAAGCTGCCGCTGATGACCTTGCTCAAGCAGGCGCGGGCGTTTGGTTTGGGTGTCGTACTCGCGACGCAGAATCCCGTCGATCTCGATTACAAGGGATTGGCCAATACGGGCACGTGGTTCATTGGGCGATTGCAGACTGAACGGGATAAAGCCCGAGTGTTGGAGGGGTTGGAGGGGGCTTCGACCAGCGCCGGGAAGAAATTCGACCGTGGCCGCATGGAACAAACCCTGGCAGGTCTCGGCAATCGGATCTTCCTGATGAACAATGTGCATGAGGATGAGCCGGTCGTGTTTGAGACGCGGTGGTGCCTCTCCTATCTCCGTGGCCCTCTGACAAGAACACAGATCAAGCAGCTGATGGATCCAGTGCGCGGTGCTCAATCGGAAATTGGTGCGCCTCGTGCTGCCGGAAAACCAGCCAAGTCGCCCAAAGGCAGCGCACGTCCCATCGTCCCGCCGGATGTCCCGCAACACTTCGTGCCATTGCGCGGGACGCAGCCTGAAAGCCGCGAGTTGATCTATGCGCCCATGTTGCTCGGCTCGTCGCAGGTCCGCTTCTCCGATACGAAAAGCGGGATCGATACGATCCAAGATGTGGTCGTCCTGGCACCCATGGGCGATGGCCCGGTGGCTGTCGACTGGGACCGTGGAACACCAGTTGATGTGGCGGTGGCCGATCTCGAACAGAACCCAGAGGAGGGCGCGCAGTTTCTTGCCTTGCCGGCAAGTGCCGGCAAGGCCAAGAGTTATACCGACTGGAACAAGGAGTTCGGCGGTTGGCTCTTCCGGACGCAGAAAATAGAGTTGTACAGGAGTTCCATTACCAAGGAAGTGTCGAAACCGGGTGAATCTGAGCGCGACTTCCGAGTGCGGCTACAGCAGACCGGGCGAGAACAGCGCGATAAGGGCGCGGAGGCGCTTCGCCAGAAATACGGTTCCAAGATTGCGACACTTCAAGAACGAGTCAGGCGTGCGGAGTTGGCGAAGGAAAGGCAGCAGACCGAATCCCGTTCCAGCCAGATGCAAGCGGCGATTTCCGTGGGAGCTTCCATTCTGGGGGCCTTTCTTGGACGGAAAGCGATCAGCGCGTCGAATATCGGACGAGCCACGACTGCGATCCGGAGTGCCGGCCGCGTCATGAAAGAGTCGCAGGATGTCGGAGTAGCCGAGGAAAATGTCGCGTCGCTTCAACAGCAACTGATGGATCTCGAAGCGCAGTTCAAGTCGGAGAGCGAAGCGTTGGCTGCCGCATCCGATCCGTTGAACGAAAAACTCGAAACCATCTCTATCAAACCCACCAAGGCTAACATTGCTGTCAAACTCGTGACCCTCGCCTGGACACCCCATTGGCGTGATGCAAGGGGAAGCCTTACTTCAGCCTGGTCATAA
- a CDS encoding DUF1328 domain-containing protein produces MLYYALVFLIIGFVAAAVGAGGAAAVATHISWVLFLIAIIFLLVHLLTGRRPPVN; encoded by the coding sequence ATGCTCTACTATGCGCTGGTGTTCCTCATCATAGGATTTGTTGCGGCGGCGGTGGGGGCCGGTGGTGCAGCCGCCGTGGCCACGCATATTTCTTGGGTGTTATTTCTTATTGCGATCATTTTTTTGCTTGTACATTTGCTGACAGGTCGCAGACCTCCGGTTAACTGA
- a CDS encoding DMT family protein, translated as MQTVALLTISNIFMTLAWYGHLKFKEYPLFTVILASWGIAFIEYCFQVPANRIGHAQFSAAQLKTIQEVITLVVFSIFSVVYLKEAMKWNYVVGFALIVVAVFIIFKEW; from the coding sequence ATGCAGACTGTCGCGTTGTTGACGATCTCGAACATATTCATGACATTGGCGTGGTACGGCCACTTGAAATTCAAGGAATATCCGTTGTTCACCGTGATTCTGGCAAGTTGGGGGATTGCCTTTATCGAATACTGTTTTCAAGTGCCGGCCAACCGGATCGGCCATGCCCAGTTCAGTGCGGCGCAACTCAAGACGATCCAGGAGGTGATCACGTTGGTGGTGTTCTCGATTTTCTCGGTCGTCTATTTGAAAGAGGCGATGAAGTGGAACTATGTGGTGGGGTTTGCGCTGATCGTAGTAGCGGTGTTCATCATCTTCAAAGAATGGTGA